Part of the Cohnella candidum genome, CCAGTTCTTCCACCCGTTCGGGACCGCGAAGTTCCTGTACGGAGGTCACCGTTCTGCCGCTATCCGCGACGGTTTTGCGGATTTCATATTGATGGTCCGCCATGCAGGCGACCTGCGGCAAGTGGGTAATGGAAAACACCTGGCAGCTGCGCGACAGCTTCGACAGCTTGTCGGCGACGGCTTGCGCAGCCCTGCCGCTGACTCCGGTGTCCACTTCGTCGAAGACGAGAACCGGAATGCGGTCGATCCGTGCGAAAATGGCTTTGAGAGCCAGCATGACGCGCGACATTTCTCCGCCGGAGGCGATTTTCGCGAGCGGCTTCGGCGGTTCCCCCGGATTCGTTGACAACAGGAACTCGGCGGCATCCGCGCCGGCCGCCGTCAGCGGTCCGTTCTCCAGCTTGACCTCGAATACCGATCGGCTCATTTGAAGATCTTCGAGCTCCTGCACGATCGCGCGGGAGAGCACTTGGCCCGCGTCGCGGCGGAACCCGCTGAGTTTCGCGGCCCGCGCCGTCAAATCGTCCAGCAGCCGCCGTTCCTCGGATTCCAATTCGCGCAGCCGCTCGTCGCGGTTTTCGATCCGATCCGCTTCGCTGCGGATTTTATTTTCGTACGCGAGGATGTCCTCGACCGTCTCCCCGTATTTGCGCTTTAAACCGAACAACAAATCCAGCCGCTGCTCTATGTGGGCCAACCGCTCGGGATTGAATTCGATCGTTTCGCGATAATCCCGCAGCTGATAAGCCGCGTCTTCGGCGGCATAATAGGAAGATTGAAGCTGCTCGACGAGCGGCTGCAGCTTAGCCGGATCCACCTTGACGATGTCCTGCAGGCGGGTCAACGCTTTGGACAAAGCGGCCAAGCCTTTGGATCCGTAAAGCAAGTCGTAAGCTTCGGACACGGCATCGGCCAGCTTCTCGGCATGGGAAAGCTTTCGCCTTTCATCCGTGAGCGATTCGTCTTCGCCGGGCTTCAGGCGGGCATTCTCGATCTCTTCCAGCTGGAACCGGTACAGATCCAGCATCTGCATGCCCTGCCGGCTTCGCTCGTCTAATTCCTTCCGTTCCTTCAGCACGTTCTGGTATTGGGCGAAAACTTGACGGTACTCGGCTTTGGCTTTGGCCAACTCTTCTCCGGCGAATTGGTCCAACCATTCCAAATGGCGGTCCGTCCGAAGGAGCGACTGGTGTTCGTGCTGCCCGTGCAGGTTGACCAGATGTTCGCCGACTTCGCGCAGCATCGCCAGAGTCACGTTCTGGCCGTTGATGCGGGCCGACGATTTCCCTTGCGCCTGCAGTTCTCTTCTAATAATGAGGGCTTCCGAAGGATCGGCGTCGATTCCGAGCCTGGACAGCGTTTCCCATACGGGATGCCCGGCCGGAAGGTCAAAAAGCGCTTCCAAGTCCGCGCGATCGCTGCCGTGCCGGATCATCTCGGCGGAACCCCGTCCTCCCGCGGCCAGGGCAAGCGCGTCGATGACGATCGATTTACCCGCGCCGGTCTCGCCGGTCAACACATGAAACCCTTCATGAAACGTCACCGAGACGTTCTCGATGACCGCCAAATTGCGGATGTTCAGTTCCCGAAGCATGGAATGCCCCCTTACCTCAGCATTTCGTGAATTCTGCCGACGACCTGCGCGGCGTGCTCCTTCGTCCGGCAAATGAGCAGCGTCGTGTCGTCGCCGCTGATGGAGCCGATGATTTCCGGCCAATCCATGCCGTCGACGAGCGAGCCGATCGTGTTCGCCGTACCCGGCAGGCACTTCACCACGACGAGGTTTTCCGCCGCGTCCGTTCCGACGAAGTGGTCCAACAACGCTCGTTTCAGCTTATGGGCCGGGTTGTAGCGTTGGTCTTGCGGCATCGAATACTTATAACGTCCGTCTTCCAGAGGCACTTTGATCAGCTGCAGCTCCTTGATGTCTCGGGAAACGGTCGCTTGCGTCACTTGCATGCCCGCTTCGCTCAGCGCCTCCACCAGCTCTTCCTGGGTCTCGATTTCCCTCGACCCGATCAATTCCCGAATCTTACGTTGACGTTGACCTTTCATGCTTCGTCATCCTCCACTTGGAATCGCACCGTCCGCATCCACTTGTCCTTCGGATCGGCCACGATGATTCCTTCGCAATCCGGAAAGAGCAGCGCATACGCAAGCAGCCGCTCGCGAAGGCCGCTGGCCGTCCAGTCCATCGGCTGGCGGGCCCTTTCCAGCTTGACCAAATAGTATTTGTCTTCTTTGGATACCAAATAATCGAAATACAGGCGCGTCCCTTGAACCGGTCCGTCGTCCACCTTGACGCCGAGGGGAACGCGGTGTTTGCCCGACAATACTTCATAACCGTTTTCCTGCAGCAGGGCAACGGTATCGTCGGGGATCACCCCGCCGTTTTGTGCCAATCGGCGAAGCCGAGCGCCCGGCGGCTCATGGAGCCAGCGGTCGAAACGACGAATCAGCAGCCATACGGCGAATCCGGCTCCGATCAGCAGAAGCAGCCAATCTCCGAACCGTCCCAAAGACCCCACCTCTCCGCAGGTCCTCGTTTTGCAATGTTGGCTGAACTAGGAAGCGTCGACCCGTCCTCATTTCTTTCGCCTTGCGGGGCCCGATTTCCTGTTTTCTTCGGGCGGTTTGCTGTATCCATTCTGTATCCAATGCGAAGCAAAAAAACCGGAACCGCAAAAGAAAAACCGTTATCCGGCCGTTCTTCGGCAGTTCCGGTTCCGATCCGGAAAAGATTATGCGTTGCGGAAGGTCCCATGCGCTTGCTCGACGACCTCTTCTATCGAAGCGTCGAGTTTAGCCGCCCATTCCGTGCCCAACGGCACACCCGTTTTGAGCCAATACGCGAGGAATTCGATATTTCCCTCTCCGCCTGTAATGGGCGAAAAGGTCAGCGCCTGAAGCGCGAATCCCAATCCGTCGGCGAACCCCAGCACTTCCCGCAGCACCGACTTGTGCACCTTCGAATCCCGGACGACGCCGGATTTGCCGACTTGTTCGCGTCCGGCTTCGAATTGCGGCTTGATCAGCGCGACGGTGCCGCCGCCATCGGCCAACAAAGGCGCCAGCGCGGGCAAAATGAGCTTCAAGGAGATGAACGAGACGTCGATCGTCGCGAATCCCGGCGCAGGCCCGTCCAACTGCTCGGACGTCATGTGCCGAAAGTTGGTCCTTTCCATCACGTGGACCCGCGGGTCTTGACGGAGCGACCAATCGAGCTGGTTGTAGCCGACGTCGATCGCGTAAACGAAAGAAGCGCCGTTCTGCAACGCACAATCGGTAAACCCGCCGGTCGAAGCGCCGATGTCCAGCATCACCGCGTCCTGCATGTCGATGCCGAAAACGCGGATCGCCTTCTCAAGCTTAAGTCCGCCCCGGCTGACGTAAGGGTGGGGAGCTCCCTTGACCGTGAGCGCGGACGTTCGTGGTATCTTGGTCCCGGCTTTGTCCACCCGTTCCGAGCCCATCCAAACCAATCCCGCCATGATGGCGGCTTTCGCTTTTTCCCGGCTTTCGAAATATCCCTGTTCGACCAGCAGGACATCCAGCCGTTCCTTCGCGGCTTTATCCGTCATGTCGCACGCTGCTTGGGACGCACGGCAGCCGCCCGGATCAGGTTCGCCGCGTTCTCCGCGGTCAATCCGTTCTCTTGGCGCTGCTCTTTGATCGAAGCGTGTTCGACGAAGACGTCCGGAACGCCCGCGATCCGCACCGGAACGTTCGCGAATTCCTCGCGGGCGTAATATTCGAGCACCGCGCTGCCGAATCCGCCGAGTTCCGAGCCTTCTTCGAGCACGAGCATCGGGATGCGTTCGCTTGCGAGCTGCGCCAGCATGCGTTCATCGAGCGGCTTCACGAAACGGGCATTGATGACGCGAACGTTCAAGCCTTCCCGTTTCAGGATTTCCGCGGCTTCCTCCGCCACTCTCACCATCGGGCCGAGCGCGAGGATCGCGGCCGAATCGCCCTCGCGGACCGTTTCCCACGTGCCGATCGGGATGGCCGACGGCTCGGGATCGCAGACGACGCCGACGCCTTGCTCGCGGGGATAACGAACGGCGATCGGGCCTTCGTCGTAATGCACCGCGGTGTACAGCATGTTCCGCAGCTCGTTCTCGTCCTTCGGCATCATGAGCACCAGGTTCGGGATATGCCGCAGGAAAGCGATATCGTATACGCCGTGGTGGGTTTCCCCGTCCGCCCCGACGAATCCCGCCCGGTCGATGGCGAAGACGACGTTCAAGTTCTGCCGGCAAATGTCATGGACCACTTGGTCATAGGCACGCTGGAGGAAAGTCGAATAGACGGCGAATACCGGCTTCATGCCTTCCATCGCGAGCGCGGCGGACATCGTTGCCGCGTGCTGCTCCGCAATGCCGACGTCGAACATGCGGCCCGGAAACTTCGCGGCGAAGCCCAGCAGCCCGGAACCCCCCGGCATGGCCGGCGTGATCGCGACGATCCGCTCGTCTTTCCCGGCGAGCTCGATCAGTGTATTCCCGAACACTTCCGTGTACATCGGCGGGCCGACCGGCTTGATCACTTGACCGGACTCGATCTTATAGGAGCCCGTGACGCCGTGCCACTTGTGCGAATCCTGTTCCGCATGCGTGTAGCCTTTGCCTTTGGTGGTAAGGACGTGAATCAGGACGGGGCCCTGCACTTTATCGGCTTGGCGGAAGGTGTCGACCAGTTTGACGATGTCGTGGCCGTCTACGGGTCCGAAATATTTCAAGCCGAACTCTTCGAACAGCATGCCGTCCGGAGCGATCAAATATTTCAGGCTGTCTTTGACGCGTTCCGCGGTTTTGGCGAGTTTGCCTCCGATCGCCGGCACCTTGCGGAGCAGCCATTCCAGCTCGTCTTTGGCTTTCCTGTATGTCCGGTCCGTACGGACCTTGCCCAAATAGTTGTGGATCGCTCCGACGTTGGGTGCGATCGACATCTCGTTGTCGTTCAGGACGACCGTGAGGTTCCTCTTCTCATGGCCGATATGGTTCAGCGCTTCGAGGGCCATCCCGCCGGTGAGCGCGCCGTCGCCGATGACGGCGATGACTTTGTTCGAGCCGCCGCGCAAGTCGCGGGCGATCGCCATGCCCATCGCAGCGGAGAGGGATGTGCTGCTGTGGCCGGCCTCCCAGACGTCGTGCTCGCTTTCGCTCCGTTTGACGAAACCGCACAAACCGTTCTTCTGCCGAAGCGTATCGAAACGGTTCATGCGGCCGGTGAGCATTTTATGGACGTAAGCTTGATGGCCCACGTCGAAGATCATTTTGTCTTCGGGGCTGTTATACAAATAATGGAGCGCAAGAGTGAGCTCCACCACGCCCAAATTGGGCGCGAGGTGTCCGCCTGTCACCGAAAGTTTCTCGATCAGGAATTGCCGGATTTCCTCCGCCAGCAGCGGAAGCTCCGACAGCGGCAATTTTTTCAAATCGGCCGGGCTGTCGATCTTTTCGAGCAGCAATGATGTTCCCCGCTTTCTCCCTAACGGGACTACCGTGATTCCGTTATTATAACATAATCCGCAATGCATGCCCAAGTGACGACAAACGGCGCCAAACTCCCTCGGGAGCTTGCGCCGTGTCGGAATAGCGTTATCGTGATCAGTGATCCCGGGACATCATGTAGTCCGCGATCGCGATCAGCCTGGACGGCGCCGCCAGCCCGGAGACCGCTTCCTTGGCTTCCTCGGTCAGCCGGGCGACGCGCAAGCGGCTTTCCTCCAACCCGATCAGGTAGGGGTAAGTCACCTTGGCCTGCTTTTCGTCGCTTTTGACCGGTTTGCCAAGCTTCGCTTCATCGCCCGTCAAATCCAAAATGTCGTCCTGGATTTGGAACGCGAGTCCGACGTTGCGCCCGAACAGCCCCAGCGCCGCGAGCTCGTCATCGCTTGCTTCCGCCGCATGGCCGCCGGCACGCAGCGAGAAAGAGATCAAGTCGGCGGTTTTATGCAAATGGATCGATTCCAGCTGATCCAACGTCGTGATGCCTTGTTCTCCCTGCATGTCTTCCGTCTGGCCGCCGACCATGCCGGGAAGACCGGCATACATCGCCAGTTCCGCCAAGACGGCCAGCGTTCTCTCCGGCGGCACTCCGAGATCGGCAGCCCGGGACGCGGCGTAGAAGGCGTGCGTCAGCAAGCCGTCCCCGGCCAGAATCGCGAGCGCTTCCCCGAAAACCTTATGGTTCGTCGGCCGGCCCCGGCGGAAATCGTCGTTGTCCATCGCGGGCAGATCGTCATGGATGAGCGAATAAGTATGGACCATCTCGACCGCCACGGCGAACGGCATGGCGCGCTCGGCCGCCTTGGCCGATCCGGATACGCTTTCCGCCGCTGCCAGGACGAAGACGGGACGAAGTCTTTTGCCTCCCGCGTGCAACGAATATTCCGCCGCCTCGCGAAGGCGGCCGGGTATGCGCCAATCCGCCGGGATCGCCTTGCGGAGCGCATCCTCGACGAGTTGTTTGGTGTCCGTCAGATAGGTCTCGAGCTGCTTGTGAATCGTCACGCGTACTCCCCTTTAGTCGCCGTTTCCTTCTTCGCGGGTCGGAGCGAACGGCTTGCGCCCCAATCCGGATTCGCCTTCCACGAGCATCTCGATCCGGCGTTCCACCTGCTCCAGCTTCTGACCGCACAGCCGGGACAATGTCATGCCTTCCTGGAACAGCTCAATGGCCGCTTCCAGCGGCACGTCGCCGCTTTCGAGACGGGACACGATCGTTTCCAACCGCTCCATCGCCTGTTCGAACGTTTGCGTTTCCCCCGCGGAGCTCAGCTTGTCTCCCCGATCTTCAGCCATTGGCTTCTTCCTCCCCTTGTATCCCCCAGACCTGGCAATCCAAACGGCCGTCCGCGAGCCGGACCCGGACGAGGTCGCCCGGCTGCACGTCGTTCACGCTGCGGACCAGCTTTTTCTGGGATTCGTCGTATACCAAACTGTAGCCCCGCCCCATGACTTTCAGCGGACTCAGCGCGTCCAAATGCCGGATCAGCGAGGCGTACCGGCTTTGCGAGCCGCGAAGCGTGCCCGCCATGGCCAGCTCCATGGAGCGCTTGGCCCCCGTCAGTCGCTTGCGGGCGAAAGCCGCCTGCTCGGTCGGGCTCGACGCCGCGAGCCGTCCTGCAAGCCGCGCGAGCCGCTCGTTCGCGCGGCCGGTTTGGGCTTGGGCGCGGTAAATGAGCCGGTCGCGCAGCCGGTCCAACCGCTCCGCCTGGGCGAGCAGCGTGCGGCGCGGCTGCGTGAAATAAGGCGAACGCGCGGCATGCTGCCAGCGTTCCCTGGCTTTACCCGCGAGCAGCCGAAGCGACTTGCCCATCCGCTGCTCCAGGTGGTGCAGGTGCTGCCTGAGCTCGCCCGCGTGCGGGACGGCCAATTCGGCAGCCGCCGTGGGCGTCGCGGCGCGAAGGTCGGCGACGAAGTCCGCGATCGTGAAATCCGTCTCGTGCCCGACCGCCGAAATGACCGGTATTCCCGAAGCGCGGATGGCGCGCGCGA contains:
- the dxs gene encoding 1-deoxy-D-xylulose-5-phosphate synthase translates to MLLEKIDSPADLKKLPLSELPLLAEEIRQFLIEKLSVTGGHLAPNLGVVELTLALHYLYNSPEDKMIFDVGHQAYVHKMLTGRMNRFDTLRQKNGLCGFVKRSESEHDVWEAGHSSTSLSAAMGMAIARDLRGGSNKVIAVIGDGALTGGMALEALNHIGHEKRNLTVVLNDNEMSIAPNVGAIHNYLGKVRTDRTYRKAKDELEWLLRKVPAIGGKLAKTAERVKDSLKYLIAPDGMLFEEFGLKYFGPVDGHDIVKLVDTFRQADKVQGPVLIHVLTTKGKGYTHAEQDSHKWHGVTGSYKIESGQVIKPVGPPMYTEVFGNTLIELAGKDERIVAITPAMPGGSGLLGFAAKFPGRMFDVGIAEQHAATMSAALAMEGMKPVFAVYSTFLQRAYDQVVHDICRQNLNVVFAIDRAGFVGADGETHHGVYDIAFLRHIPNLVLMMPKDENELRNMLYTAVHYDEGPIAVRYPREQGVGVVCDPEPSAIPIGTWETVREGDSAAILALGPMVRVAEEAAEILKREGLNVRVINARFVKPLDERMLAQLASERIPMLVLEEGSELGGFGSAVLEYYAREEFANVPVRIAGVPDVFVEHASIKEQRQENGLTAENAANLIRAAAVRPKQRAT
- a CDS encoding polyprenyl synthetase family protein, giving the protein MTIHKQLETYLTDTKQLVEDALRKAIPADWRIPGRLREAAEYSLHAGGKRLRPVFVLAAAESVSGSAKAAERAMPFAVAVEMVHTYSLIHDDLPAMDNDDFRRGRPTNHKVFGEALAILAGDGLLTHAFYAASRAADLGVPPERTLAVLAELAMYAGLPGMVGGQTEDMQGEQGITTLDQLESIHLHKTADLISFSLRAGGHAAEASDDELAALGLFGRNVGLAFQIQDDILDLTGDEAKLGKPVKSDEKQAKVTYPYLIGLEESRLRVARLTEEAKEAVSGLAAPSRLIAIADYMMSRDH
- the xseA gene encoding exodeoxyribonuclease VII large subunit, which produces MEQKVLSIRDVNRYIKHKLEGDPGLQDIWLRGEISNFTRHSSGHMYFTLKDECGRLKCIMFASYNQRLPFAPKDGMKVLARGGVSVYERDGAYQFYATAMQPDGIGSLYLAFEQLKKKLEGEGLFSETLKRPIPRFPKAIGVITSPTGAAVRDILITLQRRHPSVPVLLHPVSVQGTSAAPSIVRAIETMNRLGEVDVLIVGRGGGSLEELWAFNEEAVARAIRASGIPVISAVGHETDFTIADFVADLRAATPTAAAELAVPHAGELRQHLHHLEQRMGKSLRLLAGKARERWQHAARSPYFTQPRRTLLAQAERLDRLRDRLIYRAQAQTGRANERLARLAGRLAASSPTEQAAFARKRLTGAKRSMELAMAGTLRGSQSRYASLIRHLDALSPLKVMGRGYSLVYDESQKKLVRSVNDVQPGDLVRVRLADGRLDCQVWGIQGEEEANG
- the recN gene encoding DNA repair protein RecN encodes the protein MLRELNIRNLAVIENVSVTFHEGFHVLTGETGAGKSIVIDALALAAGGRGSAEMIRHGSDRADLEALFDLPAGHPVWETLSRLGIDADPSEALIIRRELQAQGKSSARINGQNVTLAMLREVGEHLVNLHGQHEHQSLLRTDRHLEWLDQFAGEELAKAKAEYRQVFAQYQNVLKERKELDERSRQGMQMLDLYRFQLEEIENARLKPGEDESLTDERRKLSHAEKLADAVSEAYDLLYGSKGLAALSKALTRLQDIVKVDPAKLQPLVEQLQSSYYAAEDAAYQLRDYRETIEFNPERLAHIEQRLDLLFGLKRKYGETVEDILAYENKIRSEADRIENRDERLRELESEERRLLDDLTARAAKLSGFRRDAGQVLSRAIVQELEDLQMSRSVFEVKLENGPLTAAGADAAEFLLSTNPGEPPKPLAKIASGGEMSRVMLALKAIFARIDRIPVLVFDEVDTGVSGRAAQAVADKLSKLSRSCQVFSITHLPQVACMADHQYEIRKTVADSGRTVTSVQELRGPERVEELARLLGGVEVTEKTRHHAQEMLALAERQKNA
- the xseB gene encoding exodeoxyribonuclease VII small subunit; its protein translation is MAEDRGDKLSSAGETQTFEQAMERLETIVSRLESGDVPLEAAIELFQEGMTLSRLCGQKLEQVERRIEMLVEGESGLGRKPFAPTREEGNGD
- the ahrC gene encoding transcriptional regulator AhrC/ArgR yields the protein MKGQRQRKIRELIGSREIETQEELVEALSEAGMQVTQATVSRDIKELQLIKVPLEDGRYKYSMPQDQRYNPAHKLKRALLDHFVGTDAAENLVVVKCLPGTANTIGSLVDGMDWPEIIGSISGDDTTLLICRTKEHAAQVVGRIHEMLR
- a CDS encoding TlyA family RNA methyltransferase; protein product: MTDKAAKERLDVLLVEQGYFESREKAKAAIMAGLVWMGSERVDKAGTKIPRTSALTVKGAPHPYVSRGGLKLEKAIRVFGIDMQDAVMLDIGASTGGFTDCALQNGASFVYAIDVGYNQLDWSLRQDPRVHVMERTNFRHMTSEQLDGPAPGFATIDVSFISLKLILPALAPLLADGGGTVALIKPQFEAGREQVGKSGVVRDSKVHKSVLREVLGFADGLGFALQALTFSPITGGEGNIEFLAYWLKTGVPLGTEWAAKLDASIEEVVEQAHGTFRNA